A segment of the Sporichthyaceae bacterium genome:
AGTACGGCAAACGGTCCGCGGCCGCGGACACCGCCGCGGAACTGGTGGCCCGCACCGAGGGCGTGTTCCTGGACCCCGTCTTCGCCGCCAAGGGGATGGCCGGGTTGCTGGCCGCCACCGCCGCAGGTCAGGTGACCGGTCCGGTGATTTTCCTGGTCACCGGCGGTGCGCCCACCCTGTTCACTCCTGCGTGACTACGCCAAATGGGTGAAACCCACCCGATCGGATGATCGCGAAGTAACCGATCGGGCCATTTCCAAGCGCGGTGAAACCGGCGGTCTGCCGGCGTGCGTCTACCTGGGGAAGAAACGCACAGCCCGCCGCACCATCCGCCCCGACCCGCCAGTCGGGTCGAGAGGAGACCGAACGTCATGCACACCTGCTCCTGGTTCGTCTCGAACGAAGAGCCGCACTGCGGTGCACCGGCCACCCATCAGGTGACCGTCACCACCACGCTGTACCGCGCCACCGTCTGGTTCTGCACCGAGCACCGCGCGCAGCAGGAAGCCAACTTCGCCCGCCGCGGGGCCCGGATCCCCAGCGCGCGGCGCGCCTCGGAGAATGTCGCGGGCTGATCGTGCTCAGCCGCCGATGCGGCGGGCATGTGCCAGTAGCGCGCCCTCCGCGGCGTCCAATTTCTCCCGCCGCTCGACCGCCCGGGCCGCGGCCGCCCGTCCGGCCTGCATCACCTCGGCCGCCATTCCCCGCACCACCCCGGGCTCGGCACCGCCCCGGGTGACCCGGGACCCCACGATCGCCCGCGGATCCAGCGCGGCACGCAGATCCAGCGCGGCCAAGCCGAAGTCCTGCCCGGCCACCTCGATCGCGCTCTTGGCCAGCAGATCGCCGGTCATGTCCACGCCCCGGATGCCCGCCGCGGCCGCGGCACGCACCGCTGCGCCCACGACGCAATACGCGGTGCGGTAGTCGATGCCGACGGTCAGCATCAGGTGCTCGGCCAGGTCGGCAGCGACCGCATAACCGTTCTCCAGCGAGGCGTACATGCGCTCGGCGTTGACGGTCAGCCCGGCGATCACGCCCGTCATCAACCGCGTCTGACGCACCGCCAGGTCCATTGCCCGGGGTACCTCGCCATAGGCGAAGATCAGGTTGTCACTGCGTGCCGACGGGCTCTTGGTGACCGCGAGCATCCCGGTCAATCGGCCGATCAACACCCCGCACTCACCGCGGATCATGGTCAGCGCGTAAGGGTTGCGTTTGTTCGGCATCAGCACGCTGGTGCGCGAGTGGCCGTCGGCCAACCGCACGTAGTCGAACTCGTTGCTGGCCCAGATCTCCAGGTCCTCGGCCAACTTGGCCGACGTGGTGGCCAGACTCGTCACCGCGGACAGCAGCGCGATGTAGCCGTCGGTCTGCCACATGGCGTCGCGGGTGTGCTCGATGATGCCGTCGAAGGCGAGCAGGTCGGCCACCGTCTCCCGGTCGCCGGTCAGCGCGCTGCCGTTCACTCCGCCCGCGCCGCCGGGACTCTGGTTCAGCCACGCGTAGGCGTCCTGCAACCGACCCAGATCGCGCTGCGCCGCGTAGGCCGAGGTGAGCAGGAAATGCCCAAAGGTGGAGGGCTGCGCGTGTTGCAGGTAGGTCTGTTCGGCCAGATAGGTCTCCGCGTGCGCCTCGGCCTGCTCGCCGATCGCGACCAGCAGCGCCGCCGCGGCCTCCACCAGGTCCAACACGTCGCGGCGCAAGCGCAGCCGCAACGCGATGCGCACCGCCTCGCGACGCGGGCGGCCCGCGTGCAACCAACCCGCGTCATTCCCGATGCGCGCGGCCAGCCAGTCCTCGCGGCAGTTGTAGAGCTCCCCGCGCGCCGGGTCGTAGCCGAACTGCGCCACCGGCGTGGCGTGTGCCTCCAGCAGTGCACCGAGCAACCGCGCGGTGGCGCCATCCGGGCCGACGCCGCGCTCGCGCAGCACCAGGACGTGCGCGATGTCCGCATAGTCCAGCGGGTGGTGCAGCAACTCGGCGTCGGCGATCTCGATCGCGAACGCGCCCTCGATGAGCTCGGGTGCGTACTCCGGCAACGACGCCCCTATTCCGCCGGACTAAACCGGCTTGCCGTCCACGAACAGCTGCGTGCGGTCCGGGTAGAAGCTCATCATCCCGGCGATCGCGGTGCACTGCGGGATCGGCGTTGGATACGTCCAGATGAGGTCGGAGTAGACCTTGCCGCCCACCTCGGCGGACCAGTAGCCGGCCTCGCCCTTGAACGGACACGTGGTGTGCAGGTCCGAGGGCCGCAGCAGGCTCGCGTCCACGTCCACCGCCGGGATGTACCAGCGGTCCGGAAGCCCGGTCTCGTGCAGGATCATCGCGCCGAACGTGCGGGCCAGCACTACCCCGGCCAGCTCCACGCGGACCTCCTGCCCAGCAGGAGCGGCCTCGATTGTCACGGCGTGTCCGGCGGTCTGCACGGTGTCCTCCCGGGTAGTGGTCAATCCCGAACGCCGTCGGGACCCAACGACTTGAAACCCAGATAGGGCACCAGAACTTCCGGCATCGCCACCGAACCGTCGGATTGCTGGTACTGCTCCAGGATCGCGGCCATGGTGCGTCCGATGGGCAGCCCGGAACCATTCAGCGTGGCCGCCGGCACCCGACTGCCGTCCGCGGTGCGCACCCGGATACCCGCCCGGCGGGCCTGGAACTGCCCGCAGTCCGAGCAGGAGGAGATCTCCCGGTAGCGGTCCTGGCTGGGCAGCCACACCTCGATGTCGTAGCTCAGCTGCGCGGAGAAGCTCATGTCACCGGCGGCCAGCTTGATCACCCGGTGCGCCAGGTTGAGCTCGGTCAGGCAACGCTCCGCGTGGGTCACCATCAACTCGAGTTCGGCCGCGGAGTGCTGCGCCACACAGATACGCACCAGCTCCACCTTGGAGAACTGATGCAGCCTCAGAATGCCGCGGGTGTCCCGGCCGTAGGAGCCGGCCTCGGAGCGGTAGCACGGGGTGTGCGCGGTGTAGGCGAACGGTAGGGCGGCCTCGTCGAGAATCTCGTCCGCGTGCAGGTTGGTCAGCGGCACCTCGGCGGTGGGGATCAGGAACAGCTCGCGGCCACCTGCGGAGGTGGCGAACAGGTCCGCCTCGAATTTGGGCAGTTGACCGGTGCCGGTCATGGTGGCCCGGGTGACCAGCGTGGGGAGCGAATACTCCGTGTAGCCGTGCCGACGGGTGTGCAGGTCGAGGAAGAAGGTGGCGAGGGCCCGCTCCAGCGCGGCCCCCGCACCGACGGCAACCGCGAACCGCGGCCCGGACAGCTTGGTGGCGCGGGCAAAGTCCAGAATGCCCAACGACTCACCCAGGTCGACGTGGTCGGCCGGGGTGAAGTCGAACGAGGGCGGGGTACCCCAGCGGCGCACCTCCACCGCGTCGTCCTCGCTGTTGCCGTCCGGGGCGGCCTCGGACGGGAAGTTCGGGATGCCCAGCAGCGCCTCGTGCAATTGCGCGCCGAACCGGTCGGCGTCCTCCTCGGCCGAGCGAATGCCGTCCTTGAGCTGCCGAGCGGACTCCTTCAGCCCTTCGACGTCGCCACCGGACCTGGCCGCGGCTGCGACCTCGGCGGCGATCCGCTTGGACTCGGCCCGCAGTTCATCGCCGGTGCGGATCGCCGCGTTGCGTGCGGCCAACAGATCGGCCAGTGGTGCCGGGTCCAACCGGTAGCCACGCCGGGCGAACCGGCGGACGGCCTCGTCGCCGAGGGAGATCAGCTCTTTGGCATCGTGCACCAAGCCAATCTAGTGGGCTACGCGCCGCCGTCCGCCTCGTCCTTCCCGTTGACCGTGAGCTTGTACCCGGCGTACGTCTCGGCACCGGAGTTCACATCGTCGTTGTCGTCATGTGCGACCACCGCGATGACCTGCGGGTAGCCGGCGAAGGCCTTGAGCGCCTTGGCGTCCATCGAGGCGTCGAAGCCGTTGAAGCTCTTGACCAGGATGCGGTTGGTCTTCGGGTCCAGGCCGACCAGGCTCACGTACCAGTTGTCGACCTTGGCCCCGCCGGCCGAGGGGTCGGTGCTCGGCGGGATGGTGATGGTGCCGGGGTCGGTAGCACCACCGGTCACGGTGGCGTCACCGAGGAAGTCGAATTTTCGCAGCGCCTTGCCGGGCAGGTTCTTGTCGCCGTCCTTGAGCAGGATGTAGTCCGCACCGTTGGGTCCGACACCCGGCATCTGGTAGGAGGTCGCGTTCGACAGGTTGATGGTCGAGTCCAGGCTCTTCGTGGTGATGCGGCTCGCCTTGATGCCCTTCACCTGCGCGCCCTTCTGGCTTGCGTAGTGGTCGAGCAGGTTCATCAACTGGTAGTCGTGCAGTACCTGCGCGACGGTCGTGCCCTTGGCGAACTTGTCCAGCTGGGTCTGCACACCCTTCAGGCCCTGGTCGGCCCCGTCCTGGTGCAGGGCACTCATGAAGTCCCGACCGTAGCGATCGTCGAGGAACTGCATGAACGACCAGGCGTTGCCGTAGTCCGCGAGCACCTCCGAGCCGGTGCCCTCGTCCTGCCACATGGTCAGCGAGTTCTCCGCGCCACCGCACGGGTTGGGGTTGGGGTTGGACGGGCCCTTGACCGTGCCGTAGCCGTGGAAGCAGAAGATGTGGCTCTCCGCGTGCGTCTGGTGCACGTTGCGCCGGGTGTCCCCGTAGCCGACGAGGCCGATCGCGAAGTCCGAGAGACCCTCGTTGATCCAGGTGACCTCCTGCGGGTCCTGGTACTGCTGCAGGAGGTGTTGCCACTCGTGGGCGAACACGCCCTCGTAGGCACGGGGGCGGGCCGGGCGGGACTTGCACAGGTCTGCGCTGGGGTCGTTGGCCGGGTCGGCGCCGGTGCGGTGGATCCAGTCGAACGCGTCGATGGTCATCACGTTGCGGTCGGTGAGCTGGTTGAAAATCGGCGCGTAGAAACCCGCGATGTAGGTCTTGTTCTTCGGGAAGTCGTAGAAGTTCGGGTCGCGGACGTTGTCCACCAAGGTGACCGTGTGACCGGCGTCACCGGCGAAGTCGATGCCCGCCGCGGCAATACCGGGGATGGTCGAGGAACCCGAGCGGTCCTTCGGGACCGAGAAGGTCTTGGTCTCCTTCGGATACATATTGTTGTCGAACTCGCTGACCAGCGACTTCACCTGCGCATCGGTCACGTCGGTGCTGTGCGGGGTGTTGTTGCGGCAGTCACCGGTCGGGAACGCCGTGCCGTTGGACACGCCGTCGTTGCCGGAGGCCACCCACACCTCGATGTGCTGACCGACCGCGCGCAGCGTGTACTGCTTGAGGTAGATACCGGTGACGCCGTCATGGGTGGCGTCGATGGCCGGCCAGAACAGCTGTGTCCCCACCGCCGGAGTCGACTCACCGGGCAGCATCGGGCGAGCCGCGTCGCGCAGTTTCGCCAACTGGGACAAGGTGATCGTGGGGGTACCGAGCATGGCGGCCAGTTGCGGGGAGAGCACGTACTGTGCCGCGGGCGACAGGGTGGCCATGTCGCCACCCAGCGATACCCACTGCTGGTTGCTCGCCGGCGCGCTCGTGAAATCAGGCGGCGCGGCCGCGAAGGCGTGATTGCTCGGGATGGTCGCGCCGGCGGCGGCCAACAACCCGAACACGCCGACAGCCACACCTGAGCGCAGCACAGCACCGCGACGGATCACCCGCATACCCGACCCCACTCCCCAACGAACACCCTCATTGCAGGGTGGGCGAGAAAATCCTCCCGCCGTGACGAATGTTAGGTGACCGGCATGACGGATACCTGCGCCATTCGAGTGCCATTGTCCGTCTTTGGCGCGCGCATAACGGTCACCTAATATCCGGCAACCCACACCCGGATGGCCGAAAGCCGGTCAAATCGGACAATTCAGACCACGCTGCAACGCGGTGAGATTCCTTCGCATGATGCTCAGGTAATCGCCGGGCGTACCCGGCGCCAGACCTTCCAGCGGGTCGAGGGTGGCGGTGCTGACACCGGCCTCCCGGGCCAGGGTGTCGGCCACCCGCGGACTGGCCAGCGTCTCGGTGAACACGGTGCTGACATGGTCCCGGCGGATCAGCGACACCAGATCGGCCATGTGCCGCGGCGAGGGTTCCGCCTCGGGGTCCAAACCGGTGACCCCAATCTGGGTCAGGCCGTAGCGGCGGGCCAGGTGCCCGAATGCCTGGTGGTTGGTCACGATCCGGGTGGAGGTGCACCCACGCAGTCCGTTGGCATAGTCACGGTCCAGCGCCTGCAGGTCGGCGATGGTGTCGGTCTGCCGGGTCCGGATGCTCGCGGCGTGGTCCGGGTCCAATTGGGCCAGGGTGTCGCCGACCGCGGCGACGATGCGTTGCATGGCCACCGGGTCCAGCCACACGTGTGGGTCGGTGGCATCGGTCGGGTCGTCGAGCACTGCGCGCACGTCGAGTGCGTCGTGCGGCGGTGCGATGCGCACCGCATCGTCCAACGCGGGTTGGAATCGGCGTTGGTAGATGACCAGATCCGCCCGGCCGATGGCGGCCACCTGACGTGGGGACAGCTCCAGGTCGTGGGGTTCGGCGCCGGCCGCGGTGACCAGGCCGACCGCGAGGTCGTCGCCGGCCAACCGGCCGGCGGCCCAGTAATAGGGGTAGAACGCGCCCAGCACCACCGGACGGCCGTGCGCGTTGGCCACCATCTGCACCGGTCCGCAGCCCGCGAGCAATGCGGGCAGCGCGAGCGCTGCCGCAAGAACCCGCCGGGGCCTGGAGAACACGGTAATCATGTTCAATAAGCTGGGCCGACATGTCAATTCCCGGGATGCTCGCGGGGGCCGGCGAACGTTGCATCTGTGCGCCGGGGCCGGTGCGCAGCAGGCCCGAGCGAGCGCTAAGCTACTGGCGAGTCACTTCGCAGGGAGGCCAGCCGTGAGCACCGAAGCTTTCGTGTACGAGGCGATCCGCACCCCCCGTGGACGCGGCAAGAAGACCGGGTCGCTGCACACCGTCAAGCCGATCACGCTGGTCACCGGCCTGATCGATGAGTTACGCCGGCGCAACCCCGGCCTGGACACCGATCGCATCGACGATCTGGTGCTCGGCGTGGTCTCCCCGGTGGGCGACCAGGGCGCCGATATCGCCAAGACCGCGGCGATCGCCGCAGGCCTGCCGGAGACCGTGGCCGGCGTGCAGATCAACCGGTTCTGCGCCTCCGGCCTGGACGCGGTGAACCTGGCCGCCCAGAAGGTGCGCTCCGGCATGGAGGACCTGGTGCTGGCCGGCGGCGTCGAGTCGATGTCCCGGGTTTCCATGGGCTCCGACGGCGGCGCTTGGGCGATGGACCCGGAGACTGCCTACGAGACGTACTTCACCCCGCAGGGCATCGGCGCCGACCTGATCGCCACCCTCGAGGGCTGGACTCGCGAGGACGTGGACCGTTATGCGCTGCTCTCCCAGGAGCGGGCCGCCAAGGCGCAAGCGGGCGGGCACTTCGTGAACTCGCTGATCCCGGTTCGCGACCGCAACGGCGTGGTGCTGCTCGATCACGACGAGCACGTGCGCGCGGACAGCACGCTGGAGGGCCTGGGCACGCTGCCCGCCTCCTTCGAGATGATCGGCGAACTCGGCGGCTTCGACTCGGTGATCCTGCAGAAGTACCACTGGGTCGAGAAAGTCAACCACGTGCACCACGCCGGTAACTCCTCCGGCATCGTCGACGGCGCCGCCCTGGTAGCTGTCGGCACCGAGGCCATCGGCAATGAACTGGGCCTGATCCCGCGGGCCCGCATCGTGTCCACCGCGGTCAGCGGCGCCGACGCGGCGATCATGCTCACCGGCCCGGCGCCGGCCACCCGCAAGGCGCTGCTCAAGGCCGGTCTGGACGTGGACGACATCGACCTGTTCGAGATGAACGAGGCCTTCGCGTCGGTCGTGTTGCGCTTCTGCAAGGACATGGGCCTGTCCCAGACGGAGATCGAGGAGAAGGTCAACGTCAACGGCGGCGCGATCGCGCTGGGCCACCCGCTGGGCGCTACCGGCGCCATGCTGATCGGCACCATCGTCGACGAGCTGCACCGCCGCGACGCGCGCTATGGCTTGGTCACCATGTGCGTCGGTGGTGGCATGGGCATCGCGACCGTCGTCGAGCGCGTCTGATCCAGCACCCTGTAATTCCCCTGGCACCAGTCTTGTGATGCACCGTCAGTTGTAGAGGAGAACCGGTGACGGCTTCGGAGATGATCGGCACCTTCCGGTGGGAGGTCGATCCCGATGGGATCGTCGTGCTCACCATGGACGACCCGGCCGGTTCGGCCAACACCATGAACGCCGCCTGGGTGGAGTCGATCGCCAAGGTGAACGACCGCCTGGAGGCGGAGAAGGCCACCATCACCGGCGTGGTGATCACCTCGGCCAAGAAGACGTTCTTCGCGGGCGGCAACCTCAACGAGATCATCGCCACCCGTCCGGAGGATGCGGCGGCGTGCACGGACAACGTCAATCTGATCAAGAAGCAACTGCGCCGGCTGGAGACCCTGGGTCGCCCGGTGGTCGCGGCCATCAACGGTGCCGCACTCGGTGGCGGCTACGAGATCGCTCTGGCCTGCCACCACCGCATCGCGCTGGACGCCAAGGGCAGCCAGATCGGCCTGCCCGAGGTAAGCCTCGGCCTGCTGCCGGGCGCCGGTGGCGTGGTCCGCACGGTGCGCTTGCTGGGCATCCAGGACGCGCTGATGAACGTGCTGCTGCAGGGCCAGCGCTACGCCCCCTCCGACGCGCTGAGCAAGGGTTTGGTGCACGCGCTCGTGGACAGCCCCGAGGCGCTGCTCGCCGATGCCAAGGCCTGGATCAAGGCCAACCCGAAGGCGGTGCAGCCCTGGGACTCCAAGGGCTACAAGATTCCCGGCGGCACCCCCACCACCCCGGCCTTCGCGGCGAACCTGCCCGCATTCCCGGCCAACCTGCGCAAGCAGATCAAGGGCGCGCCGATGCCCGCGCCGCTGAACATCATGGCCGCGGCCGTGGAGGGCGCGCAGGTCGACTTCGACTCCGCGCTGCTCATCGAGACGCGCTATCTGGTGGATCTGATTATCGGTCAGGTCTCCAAGAACATGATCAAGGCCTTCTTCTTCGACATGCAGTTCGTCAACTCCGGCGGCTCGCGGCCGCAGGGCTATGACGTCTACAAGGCCAAGAGGGTCGCCGTGCTCGGCGCCGGGATGATGGGCGCGGGCATCGCGTATGTCTGCGCCAAGGTCGGCATCGAGGTCGTGCTCAAGGACGTCAGCCTGGAGGCGGCACAGCAGGGCAAGGCCTACTCCGAGGGCCTGGTGGCCAAGGCCGTGGGCCGCAAGAAGATGACGCAGGAGGCCGCCGACGGCCTGCTCGCGCTGATCACCGCGACCGACAAGGCCGAGGATTTGGCAGGCGCGGACCTGGTGATCGAGGCGGTGTTCGAGAACACCGAGCTCAAGCACAAGGTGTTCGGCGAGATCGAACACGTGGTCAACGCCGACGCGGTACTCGGCTCGAACACCTCCAGCCTGCCCATCACCGGCCTGGCCGAGGGTGTGCAGCGCGCCGAGGACTTCATCGGCCTGCACTTCTTCTCCCCGGTGGACAAGATGCCGCTGCTGGAGATCATCGCCGGCAAGCGCACCAGCGACGCCACCCTGGCCAAGGCCTTCGACCTGGCCCAGCAGATCCGCAAGACCCCGATCCTGGTCAACGACTCCCCCGGCTTCTTCACCAGCCGGGTGATCGGCACCTTCATCAACGAGTGCCTGGCCATGGTGGGCGAGGGCGTGGACCCGCAGTCCATCGAGCAGGCCTGCACCCAGGCCGGGTACCCGGTGGGTGCGCTGGCGCTGATCGACGAGCTGAACATGTCACTGATGCGCAAGATCCGCGCAGAAACCAGGCGCAACGTCGGCGACGCGGGCTGGGCGAACCACCCGGCCGACGCCGTGGTGGACCGCATGCTCGACGAATTCAACCGTCCGGGCCGCAAGGACGGCGTGGGCTTCTACAACTACGTCAACGGCCAGAAGGCCGGACTGTGGCCGGGCATCCGTGAGCACTTCGGCAACGACGAGGCCAACCCGGCACTGGGCACGGCGGGCCTGATCGAGTTGCAGGAGCGGATGCTGTTCATCGAGTCGATCGAGACCATCCGCTGCTTCGACGAGGGCGTGCTGCGCTCGGTCGAGGAGGCCAACATCGGCGCGATCATGGGCATCGGCTTCCCGCCGTGGACCGGCGGCGTGGTGCAGTACATCGCGCAGTACGCCGACGGGCCGCAGGGCTTCGTGGACCGGGCCCGGGAACTGGCCGACAAGTACGGCGACCGCTTCACCCCGCCGGCCTCGTTGGTCGCCGCGGCCAAGGAGGGCAAAGTCCTGCTCGGCTGAGCCCCGGACGACCGCTTCTACCCGGGCGTCCGAAGAAGCGTGAGCTATGGCTCACGGTTCTTCGGACGCGCCGCCTGATGGAGGATGCCGTGAGCGGCGACGCACTGGTTCTGTCGACCACGACCGGTGGCGTGGCCACCCTGACGTTGAACTCGCCGGCCAACCGCAACGCCCTGTCCACCGCGATGCTCACCGCGCTGACCGATGCGCTGGACGCCGCCGAGGCCGATGCCTCCGCCCGGGTGGTCGTGCTCACCCACAACGGCCCGGTATTCAGCGCCGGCATGGACCTGAAGGAATCCGTCGTCGTCGGCCTGGAGAAGGTCTCCGGAATCATGTTGGGCATGCTGCGGCGCATTGCCGCGCTGTCCAAGCCGGTGGTGATCCGGCTGGCCGGCCCGGTGCGCGCCGGCGGCCTGGGCATCGTCGGGGCGGCCGATGTGGTCATCGCCGCCGACGACATCACCTTCGCGTTCACCGAGGCCCGCATCGGGGTGGCGCCGGCGATCATCTCCCTGACCGTGCTGCCGCGCATGGAACCGCGCAAGGCCCACCGGTGGATGCTGTCCGGCGAGACCTTCGACGCCACCGCCGCTGCGGACGCCGGGCTGATCAGCCAGGCCGTGCCCGCCGCCGACCTCGACGCCGCCGTGCAGGCCGTGCTCGCCGAACTGCTCCTCGCCTCCCCGCAGGGTCTGGCCGAGACCAAGAAGTTGCTCGGGCAGGAGATCGTCGGCCTGCTCGACCGCGACGGCGAGGACATCGCCCGGCTCTCCGCGAACCTGTTCGCCTCCGAGGAGGCCAAGGAGGGCATGACTGCCTTCCTGGAGAAGCGCAAGCCCCGCTGGCAACAGGTCTGATGCGACGTCCCGTCAGCCGCGGGCGGGACGCGCTCGACCCACTGTCATACCCGGGGCGTCATCTGCAGGCCCAATTCGAGCCCCAAAACGACGCTGCGCGTATGAGAGTGCTCGCTGCGCTCATGAATGAGCGGAGCGGACCCCCTCGTCAGCAGGTGGAGGGTGCGGCCGTGCCGGCGAAGCGGGCGGCGATCCAGTCCAGCGCCGCGAAGGCACCCGACCCGGCCACGAATACGTGTTCGCCGGAGGTGTACTCGCGGTAGTCCACCGCAAGGCCGTGCCGGCAATAGTTCGCGACCAGCGCCTGCACATCCTTGAGCGGGATCAACTCGTCATTGGTCGCCTCGTAGATGTGCATGGGCGCCGTGGGGGTCCGCCGGCCCAACAGGTTGGCGGCCAACACGGCGCGGACGGCGGGCAGGCCCAAGGGGTCGGGCACCCGGCTGTAGTCGGCGAGGCGCTTGAAGGCGTAGGTCGAGGCGATCTGCCCGACGCACTCACTCGCCACCTCGGCGGCGGCCTCCTTGCCCCGGGCATTGAGGATCTGATCCAGCCTGAGCTGCGGATAGGCGCGGTTCAGGCCCACCGCGGCGGCGAGCAGGAGCCCGGACCCGGGCCCGCCGTCAAGGCCCCGGGCGACGTGTTCGAGGTTGACCGGGATGCCGCCCGCGGCGATACCCACCAGGTGAAGATCCGGCGCGTAGGACGCGGCCAGTTCAGCCGCCCAGGTCGAGGCCAGCCCGCCCTCGGAGTAGCCCCAGATTGCGGTCGGGGTGGCCGGGTTCAGCCCAAGCTCGGGCAGGTGCAGTGCCGCGCGGGCGCCGTCCAGCACCGCGTGCCCGGTGGCCGGGCCGGAGGCGTAGGTGTGCGGGCCGGGGGTGCCCAGGCCCTCATAGTCGGTGATCACGACCGCCCAGCCGCGGGCGATCACCGACGCCATCAGGGCCTCCTCCGGGTCGAAACCCAGGCGCAGCAAATAGGACGGGGCGCACAACGGGCCCATGCCGTGGGTGCCGATGTTGTAGGCCACCAGCGGCCGACCGGAGTCGGGCTTGCCGTCGTCCGACACCCCGACGGTGCCGCTGACCGCATTGGGCCGGCCTTGGGTGTCGGTGGATCGGTAGAGCACCTGGTAGGTGCGCACCGGCATGGGCAGGCCCAGCCCACGCACGGTCACCGGACGCGAGCGCAGGATGGTGCCCGGCGGCACGTTCGGGATCGGGTTGGGCGGGGTGTAGAAACTGTCCGCGCTGGGCGGCTGCGGGTAGCTGCTCCCGTCGGGCTCTGCCCATTCCTTTTGGCCAGCGGCCCTGGCCACCCCCGCCGGGGCCAGGAACGCCAGTAGAGCGGTGATCATCGCCAGGGCCAGACCCTGACGGAATATCCGGTTCGTCCCCATACCGGACAGCTTCTTACCGCGGGTAATGAAGGTCAATAGCCTCGACGGTAAAAACCCGACCCGAGGTCGGATTTAACTCCGAGCAACGTCCCGAGCCGCGTCGCGAGCCAGCTTGGCGTCCCGGCGCTCGGTGAACCGGGAGGCGGCGGAGTCCAGTTCCTCCAGCGTCGCGTCCAGCTCGAGGCGGGCCTTCTCCCCTTCGGCGCCGAACTCGCGCTCCCAGACGTTCCAGAACTTCAGCACCGGCAGCACCACGGCGTCGCGATGTTGGCGGATGTCGTAGATACCGGCCATGGCGATCTCCAGCGCTTTGCGCTGGAAGCCCGGCAGGTCGTAGCCCGGCATCTGGAATTTCTTCACCACGTCGGTGATGGCGCGCATGGTCCGGTCCGGCGCGATCTCCAGTGAGGCCTCCAGCAGCCGCCGGTAGAAGACCATGTGCAGGTTCTCGTCGGTGGCGATGCGGGAGAACAACGCCTCCCCGACCGGGTCGCCGGTCGCCTTGCCGACGTTGCGGTGCGAGACCCGGGTGGCCAGCTCCTGGAAGGACACGTAGGCGATCGAGGCGATGGCGTCGCCGGGGTTGTCGTTGGCGAAGCCCTGCGACATGTGCACCATCCGCTCGCGCTCCAGCGCGACCGGGTCGCAGGCCCGGGTGACCAGCAGGTAGTCACGGATGGCCTGGCCGTGCCGGCCCTCCTCCGCGGTCCACCGGTGCACCCACTCGCCCCACGC
Coding sequences within it:
- a CDS encoding lyase family protein — protein: MPEYAPELIEGAFAIEIADAELLHHPLDYADIAHVLVLRERGVGPDGATARLLGALLEAHATPVAQFGYDPARGELYNCREDWLAARIGNDAGWLHAGRPRREAVRIALRLRLRRDVLDLVEAAAALLVAIGEQAEAHAETYLAEQTYLQHAQPSTFGHFLLTSAYAAQRDLGRLQDAYAWLNQSPGGAGGVNGSALTGDRETVADLLAFDGIIEHTRDAMWQTDGYIALLSAVTSLATTSAKLAEDLEIWASNEFDYVRLADGHSRTSVLMPNKRNPYALTMIRGECGVLIGRLTGMLAVTKSPSARSDNLIFAYGEVPRAMDLAVRQTRLMTGVIAGLTVNAERMYASLENGYAVAADLAEHLMLTVGIDYRTAYCVVGAAVRAAAAAGIRGVDMTGDLLAKSAIEVAGQDFGLAALDLRAALDPRAIVGSRVTRGGAEPGVVRGMAAEVMQAGRAAAARAVERREKLDAAEGALLAHARRIGG
- a CDS encoding metal ABC transporter substrate-binding protein produces the protein MFSRPRRVLAAALALPALLAGCGPVQMVANAHGRPVVLGAFYPYYWAAGRLAGDDLAVGLVTAAGAEPHDLELSPRQVAAIGRADLVIYQRRFQPALDDAVRIAPPHDALDVRAVLDDPTDATDPHVWLDPVAMQRIVAAVGDTLAQLDPDHAASIRTRQTDTIADLQALDRDYANGLRGCTSTRIVTNHQAFGHLARRYGLTQIGVTGLDPEAEPSPRHMADLVSLIRRDHVSTVFTETLASPRVADTLAREAGVSTATLDPLEGLAPGTPGDYLSIMRRNLTALQRGLNCPI
- a CDS encoding DUF427 domain-containing protein; the encoded protein is MTTTREDTVQTAGHAVTIEAAPAGQEVRVELAGVVLARTFGAMILHETGLPDRWYIPAVDVDASLLRPSDLHTTCPFKGEAGYWSAEVGGKVYSDLIWTYPTPIPQCTAIAGMMSFYPDRTQLFVDGKPV
- the serS gene encoding serine--tRNA ligase, which produces MHDAKELISLGDEAVRRFARRGYRLDPAPLADLLAARNAAIRTGDELRAESKRIAAEVAAAARSGGDVEGLKESARQLKDGIRSAEEDADRFGAQLHEALLGIPNFPSEAAPDGNSEDDAVEVRRWGTPPSFDFTPADHVDLGESLGILDFARATKLSGPRFAVAVGAGAALERALATFFLDLHTRRHGYTEYSLPTLVTRATMTGTGQLPKFEADLFATSAGGRELFLIPTAEVPLTNLHADEILDEAALPFAYTAHTPCYRSEAGSYGRDTRGILRLHQFSKVELVRICVAQHSAAELELMVTHAERCLTELNLAHRVIKLAAGDMSFSAQLSYDIEVWLPSQDRYREISSCSDCGQFQARRAGIRVRTADGSRVPAATLNGSGLPIGRTMAAILEQYQQSDGSVAMPEVLVPYLGFKSLGPDGVRD
- a CDS encoding acetyl-CoA C-acetyltransferase, with protein sequence MSTEAFVYEAIRTPRGRGKKTGSLHTVKPITLVTGLIDELRRRNPGLDTDRIDDLVLGVVSPVGDQGADIAKTAAIAAGLPETVAGVQINRFCASGLDAVNLAAQKVRSGMEDLVLAGGVESMSRVSMGSDGGAWAMDPETAYETYFTPQGIGADLIATLEGWTREDVDRYALLSQERAAKAQAGGHFVNSLIPVRDRNGVVLLDHDEHVRADSTLEGLGTLPASFEMIGELGGFDSVILQKYHWVEKVNHVHHAGNSSGIVDGAALVAVGTEAIGNELGLIPRARIVSTAVSGADAAIMLTGPAPATRKALLKAGLDVDDIDLFEMNEAFASVVLRFCKDMGLSQTEIEEKVNVNGGAIALGHPLGATGAMLIGTIVDELHRRDARYGLVTMCVGGGMGIATVVERV